A window of Campylobacter concisus contains these coding sequences:
- a CDS encoding imidazole glycerol phosphate synthase yields the protein MDFQNIQKQISVLKESLTALEQNSEHEIGLAVGVVEFNKNADELKKKLANLKGESDFFKSVFNTEDYYENISTYLEQIKRSLNYKIEKNGVSFKANENLQESYVAILNIIEILVAEYQIQNKNKAKNLFSRTTDTTQIKSLLAELNTLQERIHNVLHIHSRIVSNVILQNFKIIYTFFYNCIKAAKQRKDELLLVEIAGITDKIITMIKPVFSAKILNTNELIYHYLIFELKELKACAIGEELV from the coding sequence ATGGATTTTCAAAATATTCAAAAACAAATTTCGGTACTAAAAGAAAGTTTGACAGCATTAGAACAAAATAGTGAGCACGAGATCGGGTTGGCAGTTGGGGTTGTTGAGTTTAATAAAAACGCTGATGAACTTAAAAAAAAGCTTGCAAATTTAAAAGGTGAAAGCGATTTCTTTAAAAGTGTCTTCAATACAGAGGACTATTATGAAAACATTAGTACTTATTTGGAGCAGATAAAGAGAAGCTTAAACTATAAAATTGAGAAAAACGGTGTGAGCTTTAAGGCAAATGAAAATTTACAAGAGAGCTATGTCGCCATTTTAAATATAATAGAAATTTTAGTAGCAGAATATCAAATACAAAACAAAAATAAAGCAAAAAATCTCTTTTCTAGGACAACAGATACTACTCAAATAAAATCACTACTTGCGGAGCTAAATACTCTACAAGAGCGTATACATAATGTTTTGCATATTCATTCTAGGATTGTTTCAAATGTTATTTTGCAAAATTTTAAGATAATTTATACGTTCTTTTATAATTGTATTAAGGCTGCAAAACAACGCAAAGATGAGCTTTTACTAGTGGAGATCGCGGGTATAACTGATAAGATAATAACTATGATAAAACCAGTCTTTAGTGCAAAAATTTTAAATACAAATGAGCTTATTTATCACTACTTAATCTTTGAGCTAAAAGAACTAAAAGCTTGTGCGATAGGCGAGGAGCTAGTTTAA
- the murG gene encoding undecaprenyldiphospho-muramoylpentapeptide beta-N-acetylglucosaminyltransferase has protein sequence MIVICGGGTGGHLAIARSFCEELNRRDIKPIFIGSTSGQDKFWFENDENFLQKFFLPSSGVVNKRGFAKLKSLTNIVNLALKCRKIFKQNDVKAVISVGGYSAAPAAIAAIISKVPLFIHEQNAVMGKLNKILKPYAKGFFSSYNEASPYPYPVAKKFFDSARVREELETILFLGGSQGAKAINELAINLAPYLKEKGIKIIHQCGKNGFDELKKRYDELGFNETNLEIFEFSKEIENKMSKADLAISRAGASSLWELCANALPSIFVPFPYAAGNHQFYNAKFLKDKGIAEICLQNGEILNKDEVIRMIENFDLNKSSKALKEILLPNGAKEIIDRILN, from the coding sequence ATGATTGTTATTTGCGGTGGAGGCACTGGTGGGCATTTAGCGATCGCAAGGAGCTTTTGCGAGGAGCTAAATAGACGAGATATTAAGCCCATTTTTATTGGTTCAACTAGTGGGCAAGATAAATTTTGGTTTGAAAATGACGAGAATTTTTTACAAAAATTTTTCTTACCAAGCAGTGGCGTGGTAAATAAGAGAGGCTTTGCTAAACTAAAATCACTAACAAATATCGTAAATCTTGCTTTAAAATGTAGAAAAATTTTTAAGCAAAATGACGTTAAGGCAGTCATTAGCGTTGGTGGCTATTCAGCAGCTCCAGCGGCCATTGCAGCCATTATCTCAAAAGTACCGCTTTTTATCCACGAACAAAATGCTGTAATGGGCAAACTAAATAAGATTTTAAAGCCTTATGCAAAAGGCTTTTTTAGCTCTTATAATGAAGCTTCACCCTACCCTTACCCTGTGGCAAAGAAATTTTTTGATAGTGCAAGAGTGAGAGAGGAGCTAGAGACTATTTTGTTTTTGGGCGGCTCGCAAGGTGCAAAAGCGATAAATGAACTAGCTATAAATTTAGCTCCATATCTTAAAGAAAAAGGCATAAAGATAATTCATCAATGTGGTAAAAATGGCTTTGATGAACTTAAAAAAAGATATGATGAACTTGGCTTTAATGAAACGAATTTAGAAATTTTTGAATTTAGTAAAGAGATAGAAAATAAGATGAGCAAGGCTGACCTTGCCATATCAAGAGCAGGAGCTAGCTCGCTTTGGGAGCTTTGTGCAAATGCTTTGCCATCTATCTTTGTGCCATTTCCTTATGCTGCTGGCAATCATCAGTTTTATAACGCTAAATTTTTAAAAGATAAAGGCATTGCTGAAATTTGCTTGCAAAATGGAGAAATTTTAAACAAAGACGAAGTTATAAGAATGATAGAAAATTTTGATCTAAACAAAAGCAGTAAAGCTCTAAAAGAGATTCTTTTGCCAAATGGAGCAAAAGAGATAATTGATAGAATTTTAAACTAG
- a CDS encoding FtsW/RodA/SpoVE family cell cycle protein: MAVDKIIFYLCSTLIAISIIFSLSLPVFTVLFFNYDEFHFFIRQFIVGCIGIFIMWWLSRLNPEKTLVWIGFGLLISCGIAMGLMHALPASMVTDAGGARRWIRLPGFSLAPVEFFKIGFVYFLAWSFTRKFSEGKRTLLDEIKILMPYIILFGVAIFLIAVMQNDLGQVVVLALTFVTMALFAGASARLFSIGILGAAFVMTVAIISSEHRILRIKSWWGTIQNMVLSFLPDSVADVLRVADAPEPYQISHSLNAIKHGEFFGEGLGAGIFKLGFLSEVHTDFVLAGIAEEVGVFGILCIVAIFITLLYRIFRISARSENKVYHLFTLGVGLILSFSFLMNSYGITSITPIKGIAVPFLSYGGSSVLAICIGIGMVLMVSKRAKL; encoded by the coding sequence TTGGCAGTTGATAAGATCATTTTCTATCTTTGTTCGACTTTGATCGCTATAAGCATTATTTTTTCACTATCTTTGCCAGTTTTTACGGTTTTATTTTTTAATTACGACGAGTTTCACTTTTTCATCCGCCAGTTTATTGTTGGTTGTATCGGAATTTTCATTATGTGGTGGCTTTCTAGGCTCAATCCTGAAAAGACGCTTGTTTGGATAGGGTTTGGCCTTCTTATATCTTGCGGTATTGCCATGGGGCTAATGCATGCATTGCCAGCTTCAATGGTGACTGACGCTGGTGGTGCTAGGCGTTGGATCAGGCTACCTGGCTTTTCGCTAGCTCCAGTTGAGTTTTTTAAAATCGGTTTTGTCTACTTCTTGGCTTGGAGTTTTACTAGAAAATTTAGTGAAGGCAAAAGAACCTTGCTAGATGAGATTAAGATACTTATGCCTTATATTATTCTTTTTGGTGTTGCTATCTTTCTTATCGCTGTTATGCAAAATGACCTTGGTCAAGTGGTTGTGCTGGCACTTACATTTGTAACGATGGCACTTTTCGCAGGAGCAAGTGCAAGACTTTTTAGTATAGGTATCTTAGGAGCTGCTTTTGTTATGACAGTAGCGATAATCAGCTCTGAGCATAGAATTTTACGTATAAAATCATGGTGGGGCACGATACAAAATATGGTACTTTCTTTCTTACCTGACAGTGTTGCAGATGTATTAAGAGTAGCTGATGCGCCAGAGCCATATCAAATTTCTCACTCATTAAACGCTATAAAGCATGGCGAATTTTTCGGCGAAGGGCTTGGCGCTGGTATCTTTAAGCTCGGCTTTTTAAGTGAGGTCCATACTGACTTTGTATTAGCTGGTATCGCTGAAGAGGTCGGTGTATTTGGTATTTTGTGTATTGTAGCTATATTTATAACGCTACTTTATAGAATTTTTAGAATTTCAGCTAGAAGCGAAAATAAGGTCTATCATCTATTTACGCTTGGTGTCGGGCTTATCTTATCGTTTTCATTTTTAATGAATAGCTATGGTATCACATCGATCACGCCTATCAAGGGTATTGCTGTGCCATTTCTTAGTTACGGCGGTAGCTCCGTGCTTGCGATTTGTATCGGTATCGGCATGGTTTTGATGGTTAGTAAAAGGGCAAAATTATGA
- the murI gene encoding glutamate racemase — protein sequence MKIGIFDSGLGGLSVLNEALSKLSEHEFLYYADVKNVPYGQKSRDEILKFSFDAVKFLIENGANAVVVACNTATSVAIKELRANLNVPIIGMEPAVKKAHDLSHDDALKTLVIATPVTVNGAKLKELIANLHAKDKTELLALPRLVNFAENGEFDTKNVKSYLKEELAKFDLSKFGFLVLGCTHFNYFKDSLREILPSNISIIDGNEGTINRLISEIGLKISTLNKAPKVRFFYSGNEVFSKFELDKISRNLARLEKMREIY from the coding sequence ATGAAGATAGGTATATTTGACTCGGGGCTTGGCGGACTGAGTGTCTTAAATGAAGCTTTAAGTAAGCTTAGCGAGCATGAATTTTTATATTACGCAGACGTTAAAAATGTCCCATACGGACAAAAGAGCAGGGATGAGATCTTAAAATTTAGCTTTGATGCGGTGAAATTTCTCATAGAAAATGGCGCAAACGCCGTTGTAGTGGCTTGCAACACGGCAACAAGCGTAGCGATAAAAGAGCTTAGAGCAAATTTAAATGTACCTATAATTGGCATGGAGCCAGCCGTAAAAAAGGCTCATGACTTAAGCCATGATGATGCCTTAAAAACGCTTGTCATAGCCACCCCGGTCACCGTAAATGGTGCAAAACTAAAAGAGCTGATCGCAAATTTACACGCAAAAGATAAAACTGAGCTACTTGCTCTACCGCGCCTTGTAAATTTTGCTGAAAATGGGGAATTTGATACCAAAAACGTAAAATCATATCTAAAAGAAGAGTTAGCTAAATTTGATCTAAGCAAATTTGGCTTTTTGGTGCTTGGCTGCACGCACTTTAACTATTTTAAAGATAGCCTAAGAGAAATTTTGCCGTCAAATATAAGCATAATTGATGGCAACGAAGGGACAATAAACCGACTTATAAGTGAGATTGGACTAAAAATTTCTACTTTAAATAAAGCCCCAAAAGTTAGATTTTTCTATTCTGGTAATGAAGTATTCAGTAAATTTGAGCTAGATAAAATTTCAAGAAATTTAGCTAGATTAGAGAAGATGAGAGAGATTTACTAG
- a CDS encoding DedA family protein produces the protein MLHDVIDFIVASVSSWGYAGIFVMMFLESSFFPFPSEVAMIPAGYLTHKGEMSLILAFLAGTLGSLLGAIFNYYLCYFFGHEIVLKYGKFVGITHEKMDKFEAFFNKHGEISTFNSRLIPGIRQYISLPAGLAKMNIFRFCLFTTLGAGIWCAVLLGVGYFLGSNPDKQTLLIITISLLAVVAVISVVYIIKQRKG, from the coding sequence ATGCTACATGATGTTATTGATTTTATAGTTGCAAGTGTAAGTAGCTGGGGTTATGCTGGCATATTTGTCATGATGTTTTTAGAAAGCTCGTTTTTTCCATTTCCAAGCGAGGTAGCGATGATACCTGCTGGCTATTTGACACATAAAGGTGAAATGAGTTTAATTTTGGCCTTTCTTGCAGGTACACTTGGAAGCCTGCTTGGAGCTATTTTTAACTATTATCTTTGCTACTTTTTTGGGCATGAAATCGTTTTAAAATACGGCAAATTTGTGGGAATCACTCACGAAAAAATGGATAAATTTGAGGCATTTTTCAATAAACACGGCGAAATTTCTACATTTAACTCACGTCTGATTCCTGGCATTCGTCAATACATCAGCCTACCAGCCGGACTTGCTAAGATGAACATTTTTAGATTTTGCCTATTTACCACGCTTGGTGCTGGGATTTGGTGTGCTGTTTTGCTTGGAGTTGGCTATTTTTTAGGCTCAAATCCTGATAAACAGACACTTTTAATAATCACGATCTCTCTTTTAGCTGTAGTTGCAGTAATAAGCGTGGTCTATATAATAAAGCAAAGAAAAGGCTAA
- a CDS encoding MetQ/NlpA family ABC transporter substrate-binding protein, with protein sequence MKFIKLLTASLVALSLHAADKDHTIVVGVSPVPHAEILEFVKPKLKDKGYDLVISEISDYSIPNVATEDGSLDANFFQHLPYLEEQNKARGLHLVSVANVHVEPLGFYSKKIKNIKELKDGAKVAIAYDPSNGNRALRILEKAGLIEINKNVKVATINDITKNSKNLQFVELEGAQIPRTLDDVDIAAISTNFVLDLGMSVAKDALLLEDANSPYANIIVTKAGNENNPKIKALVDAVLSPDTKNFIITRYKGEVIPAF encoded by the coding sequence ATGAAATTTATCAAACTTTTAACCGCATCTTTAGTTGCTCTAAGCCTTCACGCAGCCGACAAGGACCATACCATAGTTGTTGGCGTTTCGCCAGTACCACACGCTGAAATTTTAGAATTTGTAAAGCCAAAGCTAAAAGATAAAGGCTACGACCTTGTTATCTCTGAAATTTCAGACTACTCTATCCCAAATGTCGCCACAGAAGATGGCAGTTTGGACGCAAATTTCTTTCAGCATTTACCATATCTTGAGGAGCAAAACAAGGCTAGAGGCTTACATCTTGTAAGTGTTGCAAACGTGCACGTCGAGCCACTTGGCTTTTACTCTAAAAAGATAAAAAACATAAAAGAGTTAAAAGATGGTGCAAAAGTTGCGATCGCTTATGATCCATCAAATGGCAATAGAGCACTTAGAATTTTAGAAAAAGCTGGTCTTATCGAGATCAATAAAAACGTAAAAGTTGCAACTATAAATGACATAACTAAAAATTCTAAAAATTTACAGTTTGTAGAGCTTGAGGGTGCTCAGATACCAAGAACGCTTGATGATGTCGATATCGCTGCCATTAGTACAAATTTCGTCCTTGATCTTGGCATGAGCGTGGCAAAAGACGCACTTTTGCTTGAGGATGCCAACAGTCCTTACGCTAATATCATCGTCACAAAGGCTGGCAACGAAAATAACCCTAAAATCAAAGCTTTAGTTGATGCGGTACTTAGCCCTGATACTAAAAATTTCATCATTACTCGCTATAAAGGCGAAGTTATACCTGCATTTTAA
- a CDS encoding MetQ/NlpA family ABC transporter substrate-binding protein translates to MKKLLLSSLVALGLSVSANAADKSKTIIVGATPIPHAEILEVVKPILAKDGYTLEIKEFNDYTTPNLATEDGDLDANFFQHLPYLDEFNKNKGTHLVKTVGVHLEPMGVYSKKIKDIKDLKDGSTVSIPNDPTNESRALDILANAGLIKLNDNPLKTPLDIVDNPKKLKFEEIETAQVPRTLDDVTIAVINTNYALNANLNPVKDALVLESKNSPYVNYVVVKSGNENSPKIKALDKAINSSEVKKFIEIKYNGAILPAF, encoded by the coding sequence ATGAAAAAACTACTTCTCTCTTCTTTAGTTGCTCTTGGTCTTAGTGTAAGTGCAAATGCAGCTGACAAGTCAAAAACAATAATCGTCGGTGCTACACCTATCCCACATGCTGAAATTTTAGAGGTTGTAAAGCCTATTTTGGCAAAAGATGGCTATACGCTTGAGATCAAAGAATTTAACGACTATACCACGCCAAACCTTGCAACAGAAGATGGCGATTTAGATGCAAATTTCTTTCAGCACCTTCCATATTTGGACGAATTTAATAAAAACAAAGGTACTCATCTTGTAAAAACAGTTGGCGTTCATCTTGAGCCAATGGGAGTTTATTCTAAAAAGATAAAAGACATCAAAGATCTAAAAGATGGTTCGACCGTATCTATCCCAAATGATCCGACAAATGAAAGCCGTGCTTTAGATATCCTTGCAAATGCTGGACTTATTAAGCTAAACGATAATCCACTAAAAACTCCGCTTGATATAGTTGATAACCCTAAAAAGCTTAAATTTGAAGAGATCGAGACTGCTCAAGTGCCAAGAACGCTTGATGACGTTACTATTGCAGTTATCAACACAAACTATGCTCTAAATGCTAATCTTAATCCGGTAAAAGACGCACTTGTGCTTGAAAGCAAAAATAGCCCATATGTAAACTATGTTGTAGTAAAGTCTGGCAACGAAAATAGCCCTAAAATAAAGGCTCTTGATAAGGCTATTAACTCATCAGAAGTTAAGAAATTTATCGAGATCAAATACAACGGCGCTATTCTTCCAGCGTTTTAA
- a CDS encoding methionine ABC transporter permease: MFGIDFSKFPDVFSRILLPAIGETLYMSIVSTLLAFAIGLIPAVLLILSDKDGLKPNKQLYFVLDIVINVLRSFPFIILIIVLFPVTKMIVGTSIGTTAAIVPLTIGAAPFVARLIENALKEVDKGIIEAAQSFGSSKFQIIFRVMFVEALPGIISAFTLTLIVNIGFSAMAGAVGGGGLGSVAINYGYQRFRPDIMLYTVVILIIMVQIFQVLGNYLYKISKK, from the coding sequence ATGTTTGGTATTGATTTTTCTAAATTTCCAGATGTATTTTCTAGGATACTGTTGCCAGCTATCGGCGAGACACTATATATGAGCATAGTCTCTACTCTGCTCGCCTTTGCCATAGGCCTCATACCTGCGGTTTTGCTCATACTTTCAGATAAAGATGGACTAAAACCAAACAAACAGCTTTATTTTGTGCTAGATATCGTTATAAACGTGCTTAGAAGCTTTCCGTTTATCATTTTAATCATCGTGCTCTTTCCTGTCACAAAAATGATCGTAGGCACAAGCATCGGCACTACGGCTGCGATCGTTCCGCTAACTATTGGCGCGGCTCCGTTTGTGGCAAGGCTAATCGAAAATGCCCTAAAAGAGGTTGATAAAGGCATCATCGAAGCTGCTCAAAGCTTTGGAAGCTCGAAATTTCAGATCATCTTTAGAGTGATGTTTGTAGAGGCACTTCCTGGTATTATCTCGGCATTTACGCTAACACTTATCGTAAATATCGGCTTTTCAGCGATGGCTGGTGCGGTTGGCGGTGGCGGACTAGGATCTGTCGCTATAAACTACGGATATCAAAGATTTCGCCCAGATATCATGCTCTACACCGTGGTTATTCTTATCATTATGGTTCAAATTTTTCAAGTTCTAGGTAACTACTTATATAAAATTTCTAAAAAATAG
- a CDS encoding methionine ABC transporter ATP-binding protein encodes MIKIEKLSKFYGDTQILFDINLEVKKGEIFAIVGHSGAGKSTLLRCINGLESYQGGSLKVFDQEIKNLDEMQQRHLRRDVGMIFQHFALMARKNVFENVATPLKFWGYKSDETEKRVRELLNLVGLESKAKSYPSELSGGQKQRVAIARALALNPKILLSDEATSALDPNTTNQILELLEKINKELDISVVIVTHEMEVVKSIAKRAILLEGGKIIGSGSIEELFLKPDEKMKEFLGEVEILPSTGTNIRLFFPKEVAQNSVITHMARSLNIDFNIVWGKLEKLNENVLGSLVINIDEKDKENVLNYIKQSGVLWEVA; translated from the coding sequence GTGATAAAAATAGAGAAATTAAGTAAATTTTATGGTGATACGCAGATCCTTTTTGATATAAATTTAGAGGTTAAAAAGGGTGAAATTTTTGCTATCGTGGGTCATAGTGGCGCTGGTAAATCAACGCTTTTAAGATGCATAAACGGCCTTGAGAGCTATCAAGGTGGTAGCTTAAAAGTCTTTGATCAAGAGATAAAAAATTTAGATGAGATGCAGCAAAGGCATTTAAGGCGAGATGTTGGGATGATATTTCAGCATTTTGCATTAATGGCTAGAAAAAACGTCTTTGAAAACGTCGCTACTCCGCTTAAATTTTGGGGTTATAAAAGCGATGAAACTGAAAAAAGAGTGAGAGAGCTTTTAAATTTAGTCGGTCTTGAAAGCAAGGCAAAAAGCTATCCAAGCGAGCTAAGTGGCGGGCAAAAACAGCGTGTCGCTATCGCTAGAGCGCTTGCTTTAAATCCTAAAATTTTACTAAGCGACGAGGCGACTTCGGCTCTTGATCCAAACACTACAAATCAAATTTTAGAGCTGCTTGAAAAGATAAACAAAGAGCTAGATATCAGCGTCGTCATCGTCACGCACGAGATGGAGGTTGTAAAATCGATCGCAAAACGAGCAATCTTGCTAGAAGGCGGCAAGATCATAGGCTCTGGAAGCATTGAGGAGCTATTTTTAAAGCCAGATGAGAAGATGAAAGAGTTTTTAGGCGAGGTTGAAATTCTGCCAAGCACTGGCACGAATATTAGGCTATTTTTCCCAAAAGAAGTGGCCCAAAATAGCGTGATCACGCATATGGCTAGAAGCCTAAATATCGACTTTAACATAGTCTGGGGTAAGCTTGAGAAGCTAAACGAAAATGTTCTTGGCTCGCTTGTCATAAACATAGATGAAAAAGATAAAGAAAACGTGCTTAACTACATCAAGCAAAGTGGCGTTTTATGGGAGGTTGCTTGA